From Excalfactoria chinensis isolate bCotChi1 chromosome 14, bCotChi1.hap2, whole genome shotgun sequence:
GTTTTGAGTTCTAGAAATAAAGATTGTCCCCATACCTCTCCAAGTTGCCAAGTATAGACCTTCTCCCAGCAGTCAAGTGCCTGAGGTTTCCACAGGGAAACTGAACTCTCACAGGCAGTCACcacacacagctctctgcagccagctgcttcCCACCACACGCTGCTCACATCCACAGCACAAGAACTTGAAGAATCCTGTCCCAGACAAAACAGGGCTGGTTTTCTTCTGATGGCTGTGATAGCATGGAGGCTCAGATTGAGAAAAACACTTCTTGAGACTCAGCGCAATGACAAATTGAGGCTAAAATATAATGTTCAAGATGTTGATGTTCAAGTAAAGTGACAGTAAGGCACCACGAAAAACAAACCTGGTGGATTGTGCCATCTGAGGAGCAAGCGGTCAGCTCTCTCCACAAAAATCACTTGTCATTCAAACCAACAAAGCCCCACTGAGCccagagctggagcagggctggataTACCATGTGTTCAGGCATTTGTTAGTAAGAAAGAAACACCAAAATTCAGTCAAAATGACATATTTAGGAATCTAGCTTTTCAGCACGCTTTATCACATAAGAAGACAGAACTGATTGAATTAGGCAAAGTGCTTTTTGttggttcctttttttttttcccctccaactCATCAACttgcattttgttgcattttttgttAAACTTTTATTAAAGAGCTGTTACGAACTCAGCAGACAATTGTCTGGTGTTATCCTACCTTTAGCTTTGAAATGAACTGCAAGTTCTCTTCTCTCAAGCCATCAAGCAGCATTGGAGTCAcctgttctgcttcagtttgctcctgcacaaacaagaaaagaaccAGGATAATTTAACTTCAAAATTAGATTCAGCACCTGCAAGAATTGGGCAGAATTGTGAATTCACTTTGTATGCAGCAGAGGTAACAGCTGCAATAGGAGCACCTCTTTCTGCTCTTGCATGCCTCTGAAAGACAAGAGAGCCCAGGTAGTTTCCAGGTGAAAATGGGTACCCTATTCCTTCACACATTTACAAAGCCAGCTTGAAGACAACATGCAGGGTTGGCATCCAAGGAAGTCTCTCCTTAAAAGTCAAATGAGACTTTGGATGAGGACTCACCCACAAGACTACTGGCATAGTACACTTGGTATGTTACCTGTTCAGGAGAAGCTCTGCTGGATCCCTCATGTTTGCTTTGTGATTGCTGATGCTTCTCCAAgtccacagctccatcagatcTGTTATTAGGACATCTTTCAACTTCTAAATGACATGCTGTACCTTgcccctcctccttccttgcaGATCCTGCACCACAGCTATCCAAGTGCAGTGGAATGGCAGAGTCTTCGCATTCCTTATTATCCTTGACTTGTGCAGGTGCTTCTTTGGAGGAATGCAGGCTTACTTGCAAAGGAGGTACAGAACATGTATTGGGGATGACCTCGCTGCATAGTGATGGTAAAACAGCTGGGGTTGCACCCAAGACAGGGAAAACAGATGAGGAAATCTGCGACTCATGCTGAGCAGGAGCACTAGTTAAGACAGTCCCCATGGGAGTAAACAGCAGTTCATGTGTAGAAAGTTCCACCTTGGCTGCTGGGCTTTCCAAATGAGGTAATTCAGACAACCCATTTTTGACTGGTgaaagctctttttcttctgcatttatttctggaGTTTGTGCATCCTCTGAAGCCACGCCATCTGCAAACACAGTAGGAACAAAAACCTCCAAGTCGTTCCTAGGGGAAGATTCATGTTTCCCAAGTTTTAGCAGTCCAAATTCCTCATCAGGTAGATGAAAGTCTTTGATATCCAGCTTGGGGGCCAGCCACTGGAAActgtggaaggaaaagagagagctGGACATACTGGGGTCTTCAGCAGCAAGGCCGAGAGAAGCAGGACCCTCTGAATCCACTTGAAGTCCAGGTCCTCTTTTGTTCTCACCTAGAATTCAAGAAAGAATATCATATCATAAATTAACCAGCAACAGAATCTCTTATCAAGAGTCTCACTCtaacctattaaaaaaaataaatccatctgAACAGATGGAAGTGGAACTTTCCAGCAAGACGCTACACTCCACAATTGCTCTGCATCAACCCTTCATCTAAAATACAATTGCCAAAGACAACCAACCAGGCACTGACTGAGTGCCTGAccagtttgttttggttttctcccaacgttttcattttcctgcataTTTCTGGGCTTTCAGACAGCAATTCTCATCTTTCTGTTTCAcggggtgtttttttttcccacacgCAAAAGTCATTAATATGCAGATTCGGTTGGAGAAACAGAGATTTATATCCATTTACTGGAAAATCAGGTACAGTGTGCACAGTGTTGGCTTGAGCAGACAAGGCAGGTGAAGAagttcccagccctgctccttgACCATGCACAACTCATTCTATGTCATTCTATGTCACTGTAGGCAGAAACTTCTGGAGCTGCACAAGGAATTTGGGCACCATCATGATCTAAGCTAAGAAAAACCCAGCAACTTGTTAAGAAAACCAACCCTATTAGACTTTCCTGAATAAAAACACTGCAGGGTTTGAACAGCAGTGCATGAACACCCTCAGCTGTTTCCTTGCCTCAGCCTTTGGCTGAAGCTTTAGGGAGTGCATGTGTTTGATCAAATACCTTTTGAGACGTGACTGTTTCTCTGTCTCGCAGAACAACGAAGGGAGCGGCGCAGAGGGACTGTGAGGagctgctcagccctgcaggctcTTTGCACTTGCTGATTCTTGACATGTTTCACTGGATGTTTACCAGACTGACACACACTTAAGTTGCATTCCAGATCAGTTGTGTGGCTGGTAAAAGTTTCATTCCCTGGGTTCAGGGAGTCACTTTTCTGCTGTGGATTCTGGACAAGTTCTGAACGAGACTCGCAGCATTTGTCAAGTATTTGGCTTCCACCAGAAGAATCAGCACTTGTTGGCTTTATCATACCTGTCAATTCGGACCCAAGAGCTGCAGCAACAGAAAACTGCCTCCCATCCAAAGATGATTTTTCAAGATTAGCCTCACAGTTCTCCTTTTCACTCTGATATTCATTTGCAAGCAGACTACTGCTTTCCCTTGGCATTTCGAGATCCAAACTTTCTATAACTTCCTGTGGCGTTTCATTTGCAAGGCCTTTGCAGGtagactttctttttcccttttgtttcctctgcGATTGTCTCTGATCTCGATTTGTGCTTCTGATGCTGCTTTGAGAAATCGATCCAGGTGAAGTGCTGCTACCGCTGGATGTAAGATGTTTCTGAGGACTAGAATTCACCGGATCACTTTCTGCacaaaggaaagggaatggCACAACTGCTGGCTCCGAATGATTTTCAACAGTTTCTTGGGAGGACTGACCTATGCTTGTATCTTTCTGCTTGCATTTACTTCTCTGACTTTTCTTGCTCCTGCCCAGATGGCTGAGAATTACAGCATCAAGGTTCACTTTCCTCTGGCAATTAGACATGCGTCGAGTCGTCCTGACATAGTATTCaactggaaagggaagtccttcAACCACTGTGCAAGAGTTCAGTGCACTTTCAGGAGTTGTCACCTTCTCTTGATGAGAAAGTCTTGATTGAATTTCAAGCTGTTGGTCCTCCACCGATTTTTCAGCATTATCCAGAGGAAGATCTGAAGGAAAGGCATTTAAACTACCAGCGtcattttgatttcttgcaCGGATTTTGGTCTCATTAATCGGACTGTTACTTCTATCAGTGGGCAACACTTCATTTTCTGACATTAAATCCAAAAGCCTACGTAATTCTCCCTGGTCATCACACATGCTCGCACTGTCCATTTCTTTTACTGTCCTGAAAGATTCTTTTTTACCACTGGCATCGAGTGAAACAGATTCACCACTCTCTGAACACGGCTGTGCAGCTTCCTGGTTATCAGATGTGACTGTGACACCTGGGGACTCAGGCTGACAGACATTGCTGCTGTACCCCAGAGCACACGGGAACAGCTCAGACACTCCCATAGGAATACTGTCTTCAGGCACGTGTGGTGAAACTCCAAACTCTGCACCTGGAGGAGTTAATCTGCCTTCCCGTCTCCCCATGAGCACTGATTTGGACTCCATTTGAGCACCATCCTCAGCGTTTGAGAAACTTCTTCGCCGGAAGACTGGCGACCGAAGTTCCTCCATGCTGGCAGGTTGGATTTTCACTGTTACATCAGCATTGAAGAGATGGACATCATGCGCTGATTCCTTTCCCTCTGACACCAGAATCTTTGTCCTCCTCCTCAGCTTCttcatgcttcttttcttctcctcgGTGGCAGGCACAGAAAGTCCACAGGAAGCCCTTTCCTGGCTAGCCTGTGTACATTCTGCCTGTGAGCCGTCCTGCAAGCTAACTTCATTACTGAAAAACTCAGGACTATGTTTCAACACGACAGATGTTTTCACCTTCGTGTCCGGGCCTGAGCAGGTTTCAGTCTGTAGGTGACACATTTGATGTCTATCAGCACCAGGAGAAACGTTATCGCCAcggcctgtgggaagaaaccTCGTGTGTGTAAAGCACAGCCATCAAACTGCATCCgagaaaaaacaccacacaatGAAATCGGTCAGCTTCGGCAAGAGCGAAAGGCTGGGATGGTACAGTGAGAGACAGAGCAGCCGGTGATGGAGGAGAAGGGCTGCTGCGATTTAATGATGGGGGCCGAGTGCCGGGGGGCAGCAGCGTGCAGGGGGCTCCTACCTGCGGGGCTCCGCGGGGTGTCCCCCGTCCCGGGCCGCCGGGCTCCTTCCGCCTTCCCGCCGTGGCTCTTGGCCCGCTCGGCTCTCTGCGCCCGCTGCGGATACAACACGGTGGAAGGGCTCGGATCGGCCTCCGGACCCTCCGGACCCTCCGGACCCTCCGGACCCTCCGGGCTCCTCCTTCCCGGCCCAGCCCGCCCCGCTCACCTGCAGCCGGCTGACG
This genomic window contains:
- the PALB2 gene encoding LOW QUALITY PROTEIN: partner and localizer of BRCA2 (The sequence of the model RefSeq protein was modified relative to this genomic sequence to represent the inferred CDS: inserted 2 bases in 1 codon); translated protein: MYSDLLYNISLSSMAATLPQSRSALPLRHFLPPAGASAVSAANGGAVAMGTXEAAAMAEAASGAVLSGAEKEKLREKLALLRREYSETVSRLQRAQRAERAKSHGGKAEGARRPGTGDTPRSPAGRGDNVSPGADRHQMCHLQTETCSGPDTKVKTSVVLKHSPEFFSNEVSLQDGSQAECTQASQERASCGLSVPATEEKKRSMKKLRRRTKILVSEGKESAHDVHLFNADVTVKIQPASMEELRSPVFRRRSFSNAEDGAQMESKSVLMGRREGRLTPPGAEFGVSPHVPEDSIPMGVSELFPCALGYSSNVCQPESPGVTVTSDNQEAAQPCSESGESVSLDASGKKESFRTVKEMDSASMCDDQGELRRLLDLMSENEVLPTDRSNSPINETKIRARNQNDAGSLNAFPSDLPLDNAEKSVEDQQLEIQSRLSHQEKVTTPESALNSCTVVEGLPFPVEYYVRTTRRMSNCQRKVNLDAVILSHLGRSKKSQRSKCKQKDTSIGQSSQETVENHSEPAVVPFPFLCAESDPVNSSPQKHLTSSGSSTSPGSISQSSIRSTNRDQRQSQRKQKGKRKSTCKGLANETPQEVIESLDLEMPRESSSLLANEYQSEKENCEANLEKSSLDGRQFSVAAALGSELTGMIKPTSADSSGGSQILDKCCESRSELVQNPQQKSDSLNPGNETFTSHTTDLECNLSVCQSGKHPVKHVKNQQVQRACRAEQLLTVPLRRSLRCSARQRNSHVSKGENKRGPGLQVDSEGPASLGLAAEDPSMSSSLFSFHSFQWLAPKLDIKDFHLPDEEFGLLKLGKHESSPRNDLEVFVPTVFADGVASEDAQTPEINAEEKELSPVKNGLSELPHLESPAAKVELSTHELLFTPMGTVLTSAPAQHESQISSSVFPVLGATPAVLPSLCSEVIPNTCSVPPLQVSLHSSKEAPAQVKDNKECEDSAIPLHLDSCGAGSARKEEGQGTACHLEVERCPNNRSDGAVDLEKHQQSQSKHEGSSRASPEQEQTEAEQVTPMLLDGLREENLQFISKLKDSSSSCAVDVSSVWWEAAGCRELCVVTACESSVSLWKPQALDCWEKVYTWQLGEIPVIQIIPLPDTCNLVCIALGSLEIGEIRLLLYSSENASFKQSLVKSGNIKAVLGLKDGRLVSSSRTMQEQQVEIVSVSETGRCKDRQTLMPPEETVLAFAEVEGVRDALVGTTAVNSVAVWNLKTGQLLKKMHIGYSYPASICHRAYSDSGLLFVVLSHPHAKESESCGNPAFRVVAFNPKTARSTGVMFSSLPPGHTGRYLEGEVKDTWAAAVLTSGTIAVWDLLLGCCTALLPPGSDSRWTVVRWNAAGAGLLAGQADGSVCVYRYVQHGAG